From the Flavobacterium galactosidilyticum genome, one window contains:
- a CDS encoding ankyrin repeat domain-containing protein has protein sequence MKKILFSTLLLIASVSNAQNTFLNGDFWKKNPDLTTIKETIAKGNSPSEANGGNFDAVTMAINNDATLESILFLIQQDGNSVKKLTHDGRTYLHWAASKGNVDLVKFLLEKGADINLSDDKGAIPIAFAAANGQANAKIYELFFKAGNNPKQKFKNGANILLLSIPNDKELKLADYLATKGLSLKDTDDLGNTAFNYAARSGDVKLLQTILEKGIKFDGRALIIASQGTRSSSVTLEAYKYLVEDLKINPNSLGDEGENVLHNLVRKQKQEDIIAYFLAKGVDVNHQDKAGNSVLMNATRGNLELVKTFISKVKDVNAINSKGLSALSFAVENGSSDMVGFLLANGAKTNVIDAKGNNLAYYLIQSVRKDGKDGFDEKLSLLKNSGFDITIPQKDGNTLYHLAVAKNELNLFKKISALDMDINVKNQEGMTALHKAALTAKDDSILKYLVASGAKKDILTEFDETAYDLAKENESLTKANISVDFLK, from the coding sequence ATGAAAAAAATATTGTTTAGTACACTACTGCTAATTGCAAGTGTTTCAAATGCACAGAATACATTTTTAAATGGAGATTTTTGGAAAAAAAATCCAGATTTAACTACTATTAAAGAAACGATAGCAAAAGGGAATAGTCCCTCTGAAGCAAATGGTGGTAATTTTGATGCCGTTACTATGGCCATCAATAACGATGCAACATTAGAAAGTATCCTATTTCTTATTCAACAAGATGGAAATAGTGTAAAAAAATTAACGCATGATGGTCGTACTTATTTGCATTGGGCGGCTAGTAAAGGAAATGTTGATTTAGTGAAATTTTTATTAGAAAAAGGAGCTGATATTAACCTTTCCGATGATAAAGGAGCTATTCCAATTGCTTTTGCTGCGGCTAACGGACAAGCTAATGCAAAAATATATGAATTGTTCTTTAAAGCTGGAAACAATCCAAAACAAAAATTTAAAAACGGAGCCAATATATTACTCTTATCTATTCCAAACGACAAAGAACTAAAATTAGCCGATTATCTTGCTACAAAAGGTTTGTCGTTAAAGGATACAGATGATTTAGGGAATACGGCATTTAATTATGCTGCCAGAAGTGGTGATGTAAAACTGCTACAAACTATCCTAGAAAAAGGAATTAAATTTGACGGACGAGCTTTAATTATTGCTTCTCAAGGAACCAGATCTTCATCTGTAACTTTAGAAGCTTATAAATATTTGGTTGAAGATTTAAAGATCAATCCAAATTCGTTAGGTGATGAAGGTGAAAATGTTTTACACAATTTAGTTAGAAAACAAAAACAAGAAGATATTATTGCTTATTTCTTAGCTAAAGGTGTTGATGTAAACCACCAAGATAAAGCTGGAAATTCTGTTTTAATGAACGCAACTCGTGGAAATCTTGAATTGGTAAAAACATTCATTTCGAAAGTAAAAGATGTGAATGCTATAAATTCAAAAGGTCTTTCAGCATTGAGCTTTGCAGTTGAAAATGGTTCTTCAGATATGGTGGGATTTCTACTAGCAAACGGAGCAAAAACTAACGTTATTGATGCAAAAGGAAATAATTTAGCTTATTATTTGATTCAATCGGTACGAAAAGACGGAAAAGATGGATTTGACGAAAAATTAAGTTTGTTGAAAAATTCTGGATTTGACATTACAATTCCACAAAAGGATGGCAACACATTATACCATTTGGCAGTTGCAAAAAATGAGTTAAATCTATTTAAAAAAATAAGTGCATTGGATATGGATATCAATGTTAAAAATCAGGAAGGAATGACAGCTTTACACAAAGCGGCATTAACAGCAAAAGATGACTCAATCTTAAAATATTTAGTTGCTTCAGGTGCTAAAAAAGACATCCTAACAGAATTTGACGAAACTGCTTATGATTTAGCAAAAGAAAATGAGTCATTAACAAAAGCTAATATATCAGTAGATTTTTTAAAATAA